A single genomic interval of Sinorhizobium garamanticum harbors:
- a CDS encoding efflux RND transporter permease subunit — MRFAHFFVDRPIFASVLSIVLLIVGGIAYFQLPVAQYPEIAPPTIVVRASYPGADADTVANTVATPLEQEINGVENMLYMSSYSTADGSMALTITFELGTDLDQAQVLVQNRVSIAEPRLPEEVRRIGITTTKSSPDLMMVVHLLSPNDRYDQLYVSNYARTRIRDILVRLDGVGDVILFGEREYALRVWLDPQKLSAYGMTAGDVVEALRQQNVQVSGGAIGGPPIAGDNAFEYTVTTDGRFSDARQFRYVIVKATEDGRLVQLQDVARVELGAREYVRNSYLNGSPAVALGIFSRPGTNALAAAEAIQATMTELSKDFPEGLEYRIIYNPTEFIAESINEVYKTIGEAAILVALVVIVFLQSWRTAIIPIVAIPVSLIGTFALLFAFGFSLNMLTLFGLVLAIGIVVDDAIVVVENVERNLEKGMTPREAAHVTMDEVGAAVIAISLVLTAVFVPTAFIPGIAGQFYLQFAVTIAVATVISAINSLTLSPALAAVLLRPHENHEHESRNPLTRLGRAFANGFNRGFDRMADGYKWVVGHLVRTRLAIGASLVVFAALLGATWYMAQAVPRGFIPTMDQGYAIVVIQLPDGASLARTDAVVQRASAMIREVPGVRDAVAFAGFSGATFTNASNSGVIFTPFDSFEERLEHNQSASQIIGEIFGAMQSIQEAFIIAIPPPSVRGIGNSGGFKMQIMDRQNADMGRALALARQMMGAASQTEGLTGVFTTFSDSSPQFFLAIDRDKARALNVPIPNIFETLSINLGTSYVNDFNAFGRVYQVRAQADQQYRVERDDILALKVRSASGALVPLGTLVEIRDTSGPSLVQRYNMYVSVPLQGNPAPGVSTGTALDKMEQLAAQMLPQGTTFEWTELAFQERQTGNTAVFIFTLSVIFVFLALAAQYESWVLPLAIILIVPLAVLAALLGVSIRGFDNNVLTQIGLIVLIGLAAKNAILIVEFARQGEEEGKTPVEAAIDASRIRLRPILMTAFAFILGVVPLVIATGPGAEMRQSLGTAVFSGMLGVTLLGLFLTPVFYVALRSLGRKRVRAVEEAPGAPAE, encoded by the coding sequence ATGAGATTCGCGCATTTTTTCGTCGACAGGCCGATCTTCGCTTCGGTGCTCTCGATCGTGCTGCTGATCGTTGGCGGCATTGCCTATTTTCAGTTGCCGGTGGCGCAATACCCGGAAATCGCCCCACCCACCATCGTCGTGCGCGCTTCCTATCCGGGCGCCGATGCCGATACCGTCGCCAACACGGTCGCCACGCCGCTCGAGCAGGAGATCAACGGCGTCGAAAACATGCTCTACATGTCGTCCTACTCGACCGCCGACGGTTCGATGGCGCTGACGATCACCTTCGAGTTGGGTACGGACCTCGATCAGGCGCAGGTGCTGGTGCAAAATCGCGTCTCGATCGCCGAGCCCCGCCTTCCCGAGGAGGTTCGGCGCATCGGCATCACCACGACCAAAAGCTCGCCTGACCTGATGATGGTCGTTCACTTGCTTTCGCCGAACGACCGCTACGACCAGCTCTATGTCTCCAACTACGCCCGCACGCGCATCCGCGACATCCTCGTTCGGCTGGACGGCGTCGGTGACGTTATCCTGTTCGGCGAGCGAGAATATGCGCTCCGCGTCTGGCTCGATCCGCAGAAACTCTCCGCCTACGGCATGACAGCGGGCGACGTCGTCGAGGCGCTGCGCCAGCAGAACGTCCAGGTCTCGGGCGGCGCGATCGGCGGCCCGCCGATCGCGGGCGACAATGCCTTCGAATATACGGTCACCACAGACGGCCGTTTCAGCGACGCACGACAGTTCCGCTACGTGATCGTCAAGGCCACGGAAGATGGCAGGCTTGTGCAGTTGCAGGATGTCGCCCGCGTCGAGCTTGGCGCCCGCGAATACGTCAGAAACAGCTACCTGAACGGCAGCCCCGCCGTCGCGCTCGGCATCTTCTCGCGCCCTGGTACCAACGCGCTTGCCGCGGCGGAAGCAATCCAGGCGACGATGACGGAGCTCTCGAAGGATTTCCCGGAGGGGCTGGAATACCGGATCATCTACAATCCGACTGAGTTCATCGCGGAGTCCATTAATGAGGTCTACAAGACGATCGGCGAGGCCGCGATCCTCGTGGCCCTCGTCGTGATCGTTTTCCTGCAGTCTTGGCGCACGGCGATCATTCCGATCGTCGCCATCCCCGTCTCGCTGATCGGTACGTTCGCGCTGCTTTTCGCCTTCGGCTTCTCGCTGAACATGCTGACGCTCTTCGGGCTGGTGCTTGCGATCGGCATCGTCGTTGATGACGCGATCGTCGTCGTCGAGAACGTCGAGCGCAATCTCGAGAAAGGCATGACACCGAGGGAGGCGGCGCATGTGACGATGGACGAAGTGGGCGCGGCGGTGATCGCGATTTCGCTCGTCTTGACGGCGGTGTTCGTGCCGACCGCCTTCATCCCGGGCATAGCCGGCCAGTTCTATCTGCAATTCGCCGTAACAATCGCGGTCGCGACGGTGATCTCCGCGATCAATTCGCTGACGCTCTCGCCGGCGCTTGCCGCCGTTCTGCTGCGGCCGCATGAGAACCATGAGCATGAGAGCCGCAATCCGCTGACGCGGCTCGGCCGGGCTTTCGCCAACGGCTTCAACCGCGGCTTTGACCGGATGGCCGATGGCTACAAATGGGTGGTGGGTCACCTCGTCAGGACACGGTTGGCGATTGGCGCCTCGCTCGTCGTCTTCGCCGCTCTTCTTGGCGCCACTTGGTACATGGCGCAGGCCGTGCCCCGCGGCTTCATCCCGACGATGGACCAGGGCTATGCCATTGTCGTCATCCAGCTCCCGGATGGCGCATCGCTCGCGCGAACCGACGCGGTGGTGCAGCGTGCATCCGCGATGATCCGCGAGGTGCCGGGCGTCCGCGACGCGGTCGCCTTTGCCGGCTTTAGCGGTGCGACTTTCACCAACGCGTCCAATTCCGGCGTCATCTTCACGCCCTTCGACAGTTTCGAGGAAAGGCTCGAGCATAACCAGAGCGCGAGCCAGATCATCGGCGAGATCTTCGGCGCGATGCAGAGCATCCAGGAGGCCTTCATCATCGCCATTCCACCGCCGTCGGTGCGCGGTATCGGCAATTCCGGCGGCTTCAAGATGCAGATTATGGACCGCCAGAACGCTGACATGGGCCGGGCACTGGCGCTCGCCCGCCAGATGATGGGGGCAGCCAGCCAGACCGAAGGGTTGACCGGCGTATTCACTACCTTCTCGGACTCCAGCCCGCAGTTCTTCCTGGCGATCGACCGCGACAAGGCACGGGCGCTAAACGTGCCGATCCCGAATATCTTCGAGACGCTCTCGATCAACCTCGGCACGTCCTACGTCAACGACTTCAACGCATTCGGTCGCGTCTACCAGGTGCGCGCCCAGGCCGATCAGCAATATCGCGTGGAACGAGACGATATCCTCGCTCTGAAGGTGCGTTCTGCGTCAGGTGCGCTGGTACCGCTCGGCACGCTCGTCGAGATCCGCGATACCAGCGGGCCGTCGCTCGTTCAGCGCTACAACATGTATGTTTCCGTGCCGCTCCAGGGCAATCCGGCGCCCGGCGTCTCCACCGGCACGGCGCTCGACAAGATGGAGCAGCTCGCCGCCCAGATGCTGCCGCAGGGCACGACCTTCGAGTGGACAGAGCTTGCCTTCCAGGAGCGCCAGACCGGCAATACCGCCGTCTTCATCTTTACGCTCTCGGTGATCTTCGTCTTCCTCGCGCTGGCCGCGCAATATGAGAGCTGGGTGTTGCCGCTGGCGATCATCCTGATCGTCCCGCTTGCCGTTCTCGCCGCGCTTCTCGGCGTTTCCATCCGAGGGTTCGACAACAACGTGCTCACGCAGATCGGCCTTATCGTGCTGATCGGCCTCGCAGCGAAAAACGCGATCCTGATCGTCGAATTCGCCCGCCAGGGCGAGGAGGAGGGCAAGACGCCGGTCGAGGCGGCGATCGACGCGAGCCGGATCAGGCTGCGTCCAATCCTGATGACCGCCTTTGCCTTCATTCTCGGCGTCGTGCCGCTGGTGATCGCAACTGGTCCCGGCGCCGAAATGCGCCAGTCGCTCGGCACGGCGGTCTTTTCCGGCATGCTCGGCGTTACGCTCCTCGGTCTGTTCCTGACGCCTGTGTTCTATGTGGCGCTGCGCTCGCTTGGCCGAAAACGCGTGAGGGCTGTCGAGGAAGCACCGGGCGCCCCTGCAGAGTGA
- a CDS encoding 5-formyltetrahydrofolate cyclo-ligase: MSPKDLKAALRKERLALRDEMPLEVRIEASLSMADHAGDIIALDPGHVVSGFWPIRSEADIRPLMVRLKDRGARLCLPVIVDKKTIVFRELVDGVAVVGTGFGTTGPGPDAPELDPDIMLVPLSAFDSAGHRIGYGAGYYDRAIDRLRRKGHIPRLIGIAFDCQEVASVPAEPHDVALDAVLTESGFRHFRQD; encoded by the coding sequence ATGTCACCGAAGGATTTGAAGGCAGCGCTTAGAAAGGAACGCCTGGCACTGCGTGATGAAATGCCGTTGGAGGTGCGCATCGAGGCGAGCCTGTCCATGGCCGACCACGCCGGCGATATCATCGCTCTCGATCCCGGCCACGTCGTCTCCGGTTTCTGGCCGATTCGGTCGGAAGCGGACATCCGTCCGCTGATGGTGCGGCTCAAGGACCGCGGCGCCCGGCTCTGCCTGCCGGTGATCGTGGACAAGAAGACCATTGTCTTTCGCGAACTCGTCGACGGCGTGGCGGTGGTCGGAACCGGCTTCGGCACGACCGGCCCCGGGCCGGATGCGCCCGAACTCGATCCCGATATCATGCTCGTGCCGCTTTCCGCCTTCGATTCGGCCGGGCACCGGATCGGCTATGGCGCCGGCTATTATGACCGCGCAATCGACCGATTGCGCCGCAAAGGTCACATTCCGCGACTGATCGGGATTGCTTTCGACTGCCAGGAAGTGGCATCAGTGCCGGCTGAACCGCACGACGTCGCGCTGGACGCTGTGCTGACGGAGAGCGGTTTTCGGCATTTCAGACAGGATTGA
- a CDS encoding YebC/PmpR family DNA-binding transcriptional regulator → MAGHSQFKNIMHRKGRQDAVRSKMFSKLAREITVAAKSGMPDPAMNPRLRLAIQNAKAQSMPKDNIERAIKKASGGDAENYEEVRYEGYGPGGVAVIVEALTDNRNRTASNVRSTFTKAGGALGETGSVSFSFDRVGEITYKLSVGDSDKVMEAAIEAGADDVTTDEDGHTIICGFENIGEVSKTLEEVLGEAETVKAIWKPQNTVPVDEEKAQSLMKLIDNLEDDDDVQNVYSNFEVSDEVLARLSA, encoded by the coding sequence ATGGCTGGCCATTCACAGTTCAAGAACATCATGCACCGCAAGGGCCGTCAGGATGCGGTGCGCTCGAAAATGTTTTCCAAGCTCGCGCGCGAGATCACCGTTGCCGCAAAGTCGGGCATGCCTGACCCGGCGATGAACCCGCGCCTCAGGCTGGCGATCCAGAACGCCAAGGCCCAGTCGATGCCGAAGGACAACATCGAGCGGGCGATCAAGAAGGCGTCGGGTGGCGATGCGGAGAACTACGAGGAAGTTCGCTACGAGGGCTACGGTCCGGGCGGCGTCGCTGTCATCGTCGAGGCGCTGACCGACAACCGCAACCGCACCGCCTCCAATGTGCGCTCGACCTTCACCAAGGCTGGCGGCGCACTTGGCGAAACCGGCTCGGTTTCCTTCTCCTTCGATCGCGTGGGCGAAATCACCTACAAGCTTTCCGTCGGCGATTCCGACAAGGTCATGGAAGCGGCCATCGAAGCAGGTGCCGATGATGTGACGACGGACGAGGATGGCCACACGATCATCTGCGGCTTTGAGAATATTGGCGAAGTCTCCAAGACCCTCGAAGAGGTCCTCGGCGAAGCGGAAACCGTCAAGGCGATCTGGAAGCCTCAGAACACTGTGCCGGTCGACGAGGAAAAGGCACAGTCGCTAATGAAGCTGATCGACAATCTCGAAGACGATGACGACGTTCAGAACGTCTATTCGAACTTCGAGGTTTCCGACGAGGTGCTGGCAAGGCTTTCCGCCTGA
- a CDS encoding MBL fold metallo-hydrolase, which yields MLLRYLAYTLAAIWLIHTFWPEHAHAQQPSPPVSQCQAIAEATPKATFARFAVPGAMRVSAADSEVNITYLGHSTFLIETPDGISIATDYNGWFQTSAPPTVVTMNKAHSSHYTLTPDPGIRHVLHGWSDNGEAADHDLVVGDAYIRNVVTDIRSGFEGMEPNGNSIFIFEVAGLCIGHLGHLHYELDDSHYRQIGRLDVLMVPVDGGLTMGAESMSRVVSRLRAALILPMHRPPLINDFLAMFGDDYDKSFATGPSVKVSLRSLPSKPLIHVLQGM from the coding sequence ATGCTGCTCCGATACCTTGCCTACACCCTGGCTGCCATCTGGCTGATCCATACGTTCTGGCCGGAACATGCGCATGCGCAGCAGCCTTCACCGCCAGTGAGCCAATGCCAGGCGATCGCGGAAGCCACGCCGAAAGCGACATTCGCCCGCTTCGCAGTTCCGGGGGCAATGCGGGTGAGCGCGGCCGATAGCGAGGTCAACATAACCTATCTCGGCCACTCGACATTCCTGATCGAAACGCCGGACGGTATTTCGATCGCCACGGACTATAACGGCTGGTTCCAGACTTCGGCGCCACCTACCGTGGTGACGATGAACAAGGCCCATTCCAGTCACTACACGCTGACGCCAGATCCGGGCATTCGCCACGTCCTGCACGGCTGGAGCGACAATGGCGAGGCGGCCGACCACGATCTCGTCGTCGGCGATGCCTATATCCGCAATGTCGTGACGGACATACGCTCCGGCTTCGAGGGTATGGAGCCCAATGGCAATTCGATTTTCATCTTCGAGGTCGCGGGGCTCTGCATCGGCCATCTCGGCCATCTGCACTACGAACTCGACGACAGCCACTACCGCCAGATCGGCCGGCTCGACGTGCTGATGGTTCCAGTCGACGGTGGCCTGACCATGGGCGCCGAAAGCATGAGCCGTGTCGTGTCGCGACTGCGCGCGGCGCTGATCCTGCCGATGCACCGGCCGCCGTTGATCAACGACTTTCTGGCAATGTTCGGCGACGACTACGACAAGAGCTTCGCCACCGGCCCGAGCGTCAAGGTTTCTCTGCGTTCCCTGCCGAGCAAACCGCTGATCCACGTCCTCCAGGGGATGTGA
- the ruvA gene encoding Holliday junction branch migration protein RuvA has translation MIGKLKGTIDEIGEDHVVLDVHGVGYVAHCSARTLGKLGSAGEAAMLFIETYVREDQLKLFGFLTAIEREWFRLLQSVQGVGSKVALAVLSTLTPSELASAIALQDKTSVSRAPGVGPKVAVRIVTELKNKAPAFAGEPSAAISLKQELGEGVASAPVADAVSALTNLGYSRDQAANAVAAALKNGGEGGDSARLIRLGLKELAR, from the coding sequence ATGATCGGCAAGCTCAAGGGCACCATTGACGAGATCGGCGAGGATCACGTCGTTCTCGACGTGCATGGCGTCGGATATGTCGCCCATTGTTCTGCGCGGACTCTCGGCAAGCTCGGATCGGCGGGCGAAGCGGCGATGCTTTTTATCGAGACCTATGTGCGCGAGGATCAGCTCAAGCTTTTTGGCTTTCTGACGGCCATCGAGCGTGAGTGGTTCCGCCTGCTCCAGAGCGTCCAGGGCGTGGGGTCCAAGGTAGCGCTTGCGGTGCTTTCGACGCTGACGCCCAGCGAGCTTGCGAGCGCGATCGCACTGCAGGACAAGACATCGGTCTCTCGCGCCCCGGGTGTTGGCCCCAAGGTGGCCGTGCGTATCGTCACCGAACTCAAGAACAAGGCGCCTGCCTTTGCCGGCGAGCCATCCGCTGCGATCAGCCTCAAGCAGGAACTGGGCGAGGGCGTTGCCTCGGCGCCGGTCGCGGACGCCGTTTCGGCCTTGACCAATCTCGGCTATTCGCGCGATCAGGCGGCAAATGCCGTTGCGGCGGCCTTGAAAAACGGCGGTGAGGGCGGCGACAGCGCCAGGCTCATTCGCCTCGGGTTGAAGGAACTGGCGCGGTGA
- a CDS encoding TIGR00282 family metallophosphoesterase, which yields MRLLFLGDMVGKTGRTAVWERLPGLVGDLKLDFVIVNGENAAGGFGITEDIFLETINAGADVVTTGNHVWDQKEAVVFCERHEQFLRPANYPAGTPGRGSNLFFARNGARVLVANVMGRVFMHPELDDPFKAAEAILDACPLGEQADAIVFDFHAEATSEKQCFGHFVDGRASLVVGTHTHVPTADHQILNGGTAYISDAGMCGDFDSSLGMDKEEPLNRFISKMPKGRFEAASGPATICGVGVEISDRTGLAEKIAPLRLGPRLGETIPEFWS from the coding sequence ATGCGGCTTCTTTTTCTGGGAGATATGGTTGGCAAGACGGGCCGCACGGCGGTCTGGGAGCGCCTTCCCGGATTGGTCGGCGACCTGAAGCTCGACTTCGTCATCGTCAACGGTGAGAACGCCGCCGGCGGCTTCGGCATCACCGAAGACATCTTCCTGGAAACGATCAATGCCGGCGCCGACGTGGTGACGACCGGCAACCATGTCTGGGACCAGAAGGAAGCGGTGGTCTTCTGCGAGAGGCATGAACAGTTCCTGCGCCCTGCCAACTATCCGGCCGGAACGCCGGGGCGTGGCTCCAATCTCTTCTTTGCCCGTAATGGCGCCCGTGTGCTGGTCGCCAACGTCATGGGGCGGGTTTTCATGCATCCCGAACTCGATGATCCCTTCAAGGCCGCCGAGGCGATCCTCGACGCCTGTCCGCTCGGGGAGCAGGCCGACGCCATCGTCTTCGACTTCCATGCCGAGGCCACCAGCGAAAAGCAGTGCTTCGGACACTTCGTCGATGGCCGCGCCAGCCTCGTGGTCGGAACCCACACCCATGTCCCGACCGCCGACCACCAGATCCTCAACGGTGGCACCGCCTATATCAGCGATGCCGGAATGTGCGGCGACTTTGACTCGTCGCTCGGCATGGACAAGGAAGAGCCGCTCAACCGGTTCATCTCCAAGATGCCGAAGGGCCGCTTCGAGGCGGCTTCCGGCCCGGCAACCATCTGCGGCGTTGGCGTCGAGATTTCCGATCGCACCGGCCTCGCGGAGAAGATCGCGCCGCTGCGGCTCGGTCCGAGGCTCGGCGAAACGATCCCCGAGTTCTGGTCGTAA
- a CDS encoding transcriptional regulator, whose translation MNQLDPLELRCLTLAACGRTRQDMVRETDIPMERINSALDEAMRKLQASNLAEAIFRAARLDLLHNIQWER comes from the coding sequence ATGAACCAACTCGATCCCCTCGAACTGCGTTGCCTCACGCTGGCCGCCTGCGGCAGGACCAGGCAGGACATGGTGCGTGAGACCGACATTCCGATGGAACGCATCAACAGCGCGCTCGATGAGGCGATGCGAAAGCTTCAGGCGAGCAATCTCGCGGAAGCCATCTTTCGCGCGGCAAGGCTCGATCTGCTTCACAACATCCAGTGGGAACGATAG
- a CDS encoding efflux RND transporter periplasmic adaptor subunit has translation MLPKWPLPAIFSVSFFLFAASLAAAQNAPPAPTVTVAKPVVRDVIDADEFIGRFEPVDEVAIRSRVGGYLDEVFFTDGALVKKGDKLFVIDQRPFRTALSQAEASLEAARSTLEFAETTFKRTESLAGSGTLSVSRLDDDRRALLAAQANVRGAEAAVERAKLDLEYTTITAPLSGRVDRRLISPGNLVQADQTVLTTIVSLDPIDFYFDVDERRLLSYARTARERGSALQEGGGALTVRVTIADATEPPFEGKLDFSENRVDNQTGTMRVRARFANPNFILQPGLFGRVEVEGSNTYKAILIPDEAIAADQNERVVYEVGQDGSVVTKPVRLGPRLHGYRVIRSGMTGDETIIVNGTVRVRPGVKVKPELVVLPQEAAQAAESAQ, from the coding sequence ATGTTGCCAAAGTGGCCGTTGCCCGCGATCTTCAGCGTTTCGTTCTTTCTTTTCGCCGCATCGCTTGCGGCAGCCCAGAACGCACCGCCGGCGCCGACTGTAACCGTCGCCAAGCCGGTCGTGCGCGACGTGATCGACGCTGACGAATTCATTGGTCGCTTCGAGCCTGTCGACGAGGTCGCCATCCGGTCTCGTGTCGGCGGTTATCTCGATGAGGTCTTTTTTACTGACGGGGCATTGGTGAAGAAAGGCGACAAGCTTTTCGTCATCGACCAGCGACCGTTCCGCACCGCTCTCTCCCAGGCGGAAGCCTCGCTGGAAGCGGCGCGTTCGACACTTGAATTCGCGGAGACCACGTTCAAGCGGACGGAATCGCTCGCCGGAAGCGGCACGCTCTCCGTGTCCAGGCTCGATGACGACCGCCGTGCGCTGCTCGCAGCGCAGGCGAATGTACGTGGCGCCGAGGCGGCCGTCGAGCGGGCCAAGCTCGATCTCGAGTATACGACGATCACCGCGCCGTTGAGCGGCCGCGTCGATCGACGCCTGATCTCGCCAGGCAACCTCGTCCAGGCGGATCAGACGGTGTTGACGACCATCGTTTCGCTCGACCCGATCGACTTCTATTTCGATGTCGACGAGCGCCGCCTGCTTTCCTACGCCAGGACCGCTCGAGAACGCGGCAGTGCGCTCCAGGAGGGTGGCGGCGCGCTCACCGTGCGGGTGACGATCGCCGACGCCACCGAACCGCCCTTCGAAGGCAAGCTCGATTTCTCGGAAAACAGGGTGGACAACCAGACGGGCACGATGCGTGTGCGTGCCCGGTTCGCGAACCCGAACTTCATCCTCCAGCCGGGGCTCTTTGGGCGTGTGGAAGTGGAAGGCTCGAACACCTACAAGGCGATCCTTATTCCTGATGAGGCGATCGCCGCCGACCAGAACGAACGCGTCGTCTACGAGGTCGGCCAGGATGGCAGCGTCGTGACCAAGCCCGTGCGCCTCGGACCGCGACTGCATGGCTACCGGGTCATTCGGAGCGGTATGACGGGAGACGAGACGATCATCGTCAATGGTACCGTGCGCGTGAGGCCGGGCGTAAAAGTGAAGCCAGAGCTCGTCGTGCTGCCGCAGGAGGCAGCGCAAGCGGCGGAGAGCGCCCAATGA
- a CDS encoding LLM class flavin-dependent oxidoreductase: MIPFSVLDLSPITEGGSVAQSLENSRRLAMAAEENGYKRFWLAEHHGMKGIASAATSLVISHVASATRSIRVGSGGIMLPNHSPLVIAEQFGTLAALYPGRIDLGLGRAPGTDMRTAQALRRNMETSANNFPNDVVELQALLGPVTEDQKIIAVPGADSNVPIWLLGSSHFSAHLAGMLGLPFAFASHFAPDMLLTALEIYRERFTPSPELDKPHVMVGVMGVAADTDEEANYLFTSMQQSFVALRRNARGRFPPPVKSMEGLWSDDEKIFVDHAMSYAVVGGPETIRSNIRAFIEQTDADELIISMPIFDMEARLHSLRLFGEAHRHLAVAA, translated from the coding sequence ATGATCCCGTTCTCCGTTCTCGACCTGTCGCCGATTACCGAGGGCGGCAGCGTCGCCCAGTCGCTCGAAAACTCGCGCCGGCTGGCAATGGCCGCAGAGGAGAACGGTTACAAGCGCTTCTGGCTCGCCGAACATCACGGAATGAAGGGAATCGCCAGCGCAGCGACGTCGCTCGTCATTTCCCACGTGGCGTCGGCGACACGATCGATCCGCGTCGGCTCGGGTGGAATCATGCTGCCCAATCATTCGCCCCTCGTCATCGCCGAGCAATTCGGCACGCTCGCCGCGCTCTATCCAGGCCGCATCGACCTTGGCCTCGGCCGCGCGCCCGGCACCGACATGAGAACGGCACAGGCGCTCCGGCGCAACATGGAGACGAGCGCCAACAATTTCCCGAACGATGTCGTGGAGCTCCAGGCGCTGCTCGGCCCGGTCACCGAAGACCAGAAGATCATCGCGGTCCCCGGCGCCGATTCCAATGTGCCGATCTGGCTGCTCGGTTCCAGCCACTTCAGCGCTCACCTCGCCGGCATGCTCGGCCTCCCCTTCGCTTTCGCCTCGCATTTCGCACCCGACATGCTGCTCACCGCCCTCGAAATCTACCGCGAGCGCTTCACGCCGTCGCCTGAGCTCGACAAGCCGCATGTGATGGTCGGCGTCATGGGCGTCGCCGCCGATACCGACGAGGAGGCGAACTATCTCTTTACCTCGATGCAGCAATCCTTCGTGGCACTGCGCCGCAATGCCCGCGGACGCTTTCCGCCGCCGGTCAAATCCATGGAGGGGCTTTGGAGCGACGACGAAAAGATCTTCGTCGACCACGCGATGAGCTACGCGGTCGTCGGCGGTCCTGAAACCATCCGCAGCAACATCCGGGCGTTCATCGAGCAGACCGATGCCGACGAGTTGATCATCTCCATGCCGATCTTCGATATGGAGGCGCGGCTGCATTCGTTGAGGCTGTTTGGCGAAGCGCACCGTCATCTCGCTGTGGCCGCCTGA
- the ruvC gene encoding crossover junction endodeoxyribonuclease RuvC codes for MQNTIRIIGIDPGLRRTGWGVIETLGNSLRFVASGTVTSDGEMDLASRLCQLHDGLADVVHSYQPHEAAVEQTFVNKDATATLKLGQARGIAMLVPARAGLRVAEYAPNAVKKAVIGVGHGEKQQIHMMLKVLMPKVQFKGNDAADALAIAICHAHNRQAITSRLAALAG; via the coding sequence ATGCAGAATACGATTCGCATCATCGGCATCGATCCGGGCCTTCGGCGCACCGGGTGGGGCGTCATCGAAACCTTGGGCAATTCGCTGCGTTTCGTAGCCTCCGGCACGGTCACGTCGGACGGCGAAATGGATCTTGCATCACGCCTTTGCCAATTGCATGACGGGCTTGCCGACGTCGTGCACAGCTACCAGCCGCATGAGGCCGCCGTGGAGCAGACCTTCGTCAACAAGGACGCGACAGCGACACTTAAGCTCGGCCAGGCACGCGGCATCGCCATGCTGGTTCCGGCTCGTGCGGGTCTCAGAGTGGCGGAATATGCGCCGAATGCGGTGAAGAAAGCGGTGATCGGCGTCGGTCATGGTGAGAAGCAGCAGATCCACATGATGCTGAAGGTGCTGATGCCGAAGGTTCAGTTCAAGGGCAACGATGCCGCCGATGCGCTCGCAATCGCCATCTGCCACGCGCACAACCGGCAGGCGATCACCAGCCGGCTTGCGGCGCTTGCGGGGTAG